Proteins from a single region of Pyrus communis chromosome 6, drPyrComm1.1, whole genome shotgun sequence:
- the LOC137737044 gene encoding major strawberry allergen Fra a 1-3-like, with protein MGVFTYETEFASVCAPARLYNALVLDADNLIPKIAPQAVKTAEILEGDGGVGTIKKISFGEGSEYSYVKHKVDGIDKDNFVYNYSLIEGDVISDKIEKISYETKLVASSSGSVIKSTSHYHTKGDVEIKEEHVKAGKERAHGLFKLIENYLVANPDAYN; from the coding sequence ATGGGTGTCTTCACATATGAAACTGAATTCGCCTCAGTCTGCGCTCCTGCTAGGTTGTACAATGCTCTTGTTCTTGATGCTGACAACCTCATCCCAAAGATTGCTCCACAAGCAGTTAAAACTGCTGAAATTCTTGAGGGAGATGGAGGTGTTGGAACCATCAAGAAGATTAGCTTTGGTGAAGGAAGCGAATACAGCTATGTGAAGCACAAGGTTGATGGAATTGACAAAGATAACTTTGTCTACAATTACAGTTTAATTGAAGGAGATGTCATTTCTGACAAGATTGAGAAGATCTCTTATGAGACTAAGTTGGTGGCTTCTAGTAGCGGTTCTGTCATCAAAAGCACCAGCCATTACCACACCAAGGGAGATGTTGAGATTAAGGAAGAGCATGTTAAGGCCGGAAAAGAAAGAGCCCATGGTTTGTTCAAGCTCATTGAGAACTACCTTGTCGCCAACCCTGATGCATATAACTAA